The Acinetobacter wuhouensis genome includes the window TACGCGCTTCAATTAGTAATTGTTCATCAATTGGTACTATTGTCATCAATTTACCATTTTGAGGAACTACACCACCAATCGTAGTCACTGCAATTTCTTTAACCACACCACGCACAGGTGCTTTGAAAGTAGAACGTTTAACCGAATCAGTACGACCAGCAACCACTTGTTGCAAAGATTGAATATCAGCATTTGCCTTCGCAAGCTCTTCACGTGATTTCACATAATAATCATTACGCTTATCATTGATTTGATTTTCAAAATTGTTAATATCACGTTTTAATCGTAATACTTCAACTTCAGAAGCGGCACCTTTTGCAACCAATGGTTGTGTCATTTGCAATTCATTTTGAACCAAAGCCAATGCATGCTTAAGACCAGTGATTGATTCATCAAGATTGGCACGGCGCGAAGTGTACAATGCCGTTTCTTCTCGAACTAAACTTGGTACCGCTAAAACAGCTTTTGGAAAATTAATGGCAGTACCATTCACTTCTGCTTCTAAACGTGCTGCTGTTGCCTGAGTTGCCAATAATTTAGTTTGGCTTTCACCCACTTGAGACTCAAACCGTGTTGGATCGATCTGTGCAAGCGTTTGCCCTTTTTGGACAATATCACCTTCTTTCACATCCAAGCTAGTCAAGATACCACCATCCAAAGACTGAATAATTTGCTCTTTAGATGAAGGAATGACTTTACCCGTTCCTGTTGACACTTCTTCCAACTTGAATAGACATGCCCAGATTAAGAAAGCCAACAACCCTATAGCCACTATCCAAATAATGAATGTTGACTTAGGCAAAGGAGGCTCAGAGAACTTCAAAGCTGAAGGATTGGTTGGGCGCTGCAAAACATTGGATGCACTATTTTCAGATACAGTCTTTGTTTCTGGAACAACTTCATTTTGATTATTTTGCTCTTGGCTCATGCTGAAGCCCCTCCTGCATTTGGTTGATTCCCAGGATTCAGGATGGCATCACGAGGTCCATCTTTAATAATCTTACCTTCATGTACAACAATAATACGGTCAACGAGTTGTAAAACCGCAGGTCGGTGTGTGGCAACAACCAAAGTTCGATGTCCCAACCACTGTTTTAGATGCTGAATCAATAATTTTTCAGAAACATCATCAATCGATGCTGTTGGCTCATCGAGCAATACAATATTTGAGTTTCTTAATAACAATCGTGTGAGCAACAATGCTTGTTTTTGCCCACCAGAGAAGCCTACACCACCCTCAAGAATAATGTGGTCTAAACCTTCTTTTTTCTGTTCTACGATTTCCATCGCATTGGTAATTTTCAATGCACGAATAATTTCATCATTGGTTGCCAAAGGTGCGCCCAACGTTAAATTCTCACGAATCGTACCAAAGAATAAGTGTGCATTTTGATTTAATAAAGACATATCACGGCGGATATCATCTGGGTCAAGTAAAGATTGATCCACACCATCTAAACTAATTTTGCCTTGTATTGGGCTTTGCATACCTGAAAGAAGCTGCAACAAGGTCGATTTTCCTGCACCATTACGGCCCAGAATTGCAATCTTCTCACCTGGTTTAATTTTTAATTGCGGAATCACTAAGGTTGGACGTGGATCATCTTCAGTATATTTAAATACCACACCTTTAAATTCATAATCACCATTTAATACTTTTCGCTGAATTAATTGCGCGCGATCAGGGCGATCAACAGGTTTTTGCATCAACTCATCGAGACCTGTTTTCGCTACTTTCGCTTGTTGCCAACGACCCAATACGCCTGTAATTTGCGAAATTGGTGCAAGCATACGAGAGGATAAAATTGAACATGCAACCAATGCACCCGTAGTCATGTCCCCTTTCATGACCGCAAAGCATCCTACTAAGACCACAATTGCAAAAGTCAAACCTTGAACCTTCTGCGTCCAAGAATTAAGCCAACCAACGATCTTCCGTTGACGCATACTAATTTCAGCAGAAACTTCATTCATATGATTCCACTGATTTTGAAATCTTGCTTCAGCACGCAATAATTTAATATCTTCAATCCCTTGCACGGCTTCCACTAAAATCGCATTACGGATTGCAGATTCACGCATCCCTTCTGTTGCCAATTGTGCTAATTTTTTCTGTACAAGAAACCCAGGAAGTATCATCAGTGGGACGACGATCAACATCACCCAGAAAATGTTGCCACCAATAATCCAGAAAATAATAAGAAATAGGAAAAAGAAAGGTAAGTCAGCAATCGCACTAATCGTGGTCGAGGTGACCAATTCACGAACACCTTCTAACTCACGAATTTGGGAAATGAAAGATCCTGTTGAGCGAGAACGATCTTTATTACGAATCCGTAAAGCATGCCCAAAGACCTGATCAGAAACCTTCAAATCTGCGCGTTTACCAATAATGTCT containing:
- a CDS encoding HlyD family type I secretion periplasmic adaptor subunit → MSQEQNNQNEVVPETKTVSENSASNVLQRPTNPSALKFSEPPLPKSTFIIWIVAIGLLAFLIWACLFKLEEVSTGTGKVIPSSKEQIIQSLDGGILTSLDVKEGDIVQKGQTLAQIDPTRFESQVGESQTKLLATQATAARLEAEVNGTAINFPKAVLAVPSLVREETALYTSRRANLDESITGLKHALALVQNELQMTQPLVAKGAASEVEVLRLKRDINNFENQINDKRNDYYVKSREELAKANADIQSLQQVVAGRTDSVKRSTFKAPVRGVVKEIAVTTIGGVVPQNGKLMTIVPIDEQLLIEARISPRDIAFIHPNQPAMVKITAYDYSIYGGLEGKVTVISPDTIRDEVKQDQFYYRVYIRTDKDKLVNKAGKSFSITPGMVATVDIRTGQKTIIEYLLKPFNKAKEALRER
- a CDS encoding type I secretion system permease/ATPase → MNQKINYQPWLQAIITVAQHYRVQPSEEQIRLQLDWNKYSDLDDMLAIITRQVGLNVRKADFTTDVLNPWRLPVVVEFNDGQVAVIEKVDSAGNASLQLSGDQGLSQTFNLHELQSNAKRVYIFRPETSVPDARIDEYIKPYEKSWFWDIVLKDWKRYTDIMVASMMANILALATVIFSMQVYDRVIPSQSIPTLWVLAGGVLIAAIFEFVLRIARIYLSDIIGKRADLKVSDQVFGHALRIRNKDRSRSTGSFISQIRELEGVRELVTSTTISAIADLPFFFLFLIIFWIIGGNIFWVMLIVVPLMILPGFLVQKKLAQLATEGMRESAIRNAILVEAVQGIEDIKLLRAEARFQNQWNHMNEVSAEISMRQRKIVGWLNSWTQKVQGLTFAIVVLVGCFAVMKGDMTTGALVACSILSSRMLAPISQITGVLGRWQQAKVAKTGLDELMQKPVDRPDRAQLIQRKVLNGDYEFKGVVFKYTEDDPRPTLVIPQLKIKPGEKIAILGRNGAGKSTLLQLLSGMQSPIQGKISLDGVDQSLLDPDDIRRDMSLLNQNAHLFFGTIRENLTLGAPLATNDEIIRALKITNAMEIVEQKKEGLDHIILEGGVGFSGGQKQALLLTRLLLRNSNIVLLDEPTASIDDVSEKLLIQHLKQWLGHRTLVVATHRPAVLQLVDRIIVVHEGKIIKDGPRDAILNPGNQPNAGGASA